One part of the Arabidopsis thaliana chromosome 1 sequence genome encodes these proteins:
- the ARAC5 gene encoding RAC-like GTP binding protein 5 (RAC-like GTP binding protein 5 (ARAC5); CONTAINS InterPro DOMAIN/s: Ras GTPase (InterPro:IPR001806), Small GTP-binding protein (InterPro:IPR005225), Ras (InterPro:IPR013753), Small GTPase, Rho type (InterPro:IPR003578); BEST Arabidopsis thaliana protein match is: RHO-related protein from plants 2 (TAIR:AT1G20090.1); Has 24632 Blast hits to 24606 proteins in 682 species: Archae - 9; Bacteria - 69; Metazoa - 12688; Fungi - 3833; Plants - 2700; Viruses - 20; Other Eukaryotes - 5313 (source: NCBI BLink).) yields MSASRFIKCVTVGDGAVGKTCMLISYTSNTFPTDYVPTVFDNFSANVVVDGNTVNLGLWDTAGQEDYNRLRPLSYRGADVFILAFSLISKASYENVAKKWIPELRHYAPGVPIILVGTKLDLRDDKQFFIDHPGAVPITTNQGEELKKLIGSPIYIECSSKTQQNVKAVFDAAIKVVLQPPKQKKKKKNKNRCVFL; encoded by the exons ATGAGTGCTTCGAGGTTTATAAAGTGTGTCACCGTCGGCGATGGTGCCGTCGGAAAAACTTGTATGCTGATTTCTTACACAAGCAACACTTTCCCTACG GACTATGTTCCAACTGTTTTCGACAACTTCAGTGCTAATGTGGTTGTAGATGGGAACACGGTGAATCTTGGATTGTGGGATACAGCTG GTCAAGAAGACTATAACAGGTTAAGACCGTTGAGTTACCGTGGTGCCGATGTCTTCATTCTTGCATTCTCGCTTATTAGCAAAGCTAGCTACGAGAATGTAGCCAAGAAG tGGATTCCTGAGCTTAGGCATTATGCCCCTGGTGTTCCTATAATCCTCGTTGGAACGAAACTCG ATCTTCGAGATGACAAGCAATTCTTCATAGACCATCCTGGTGCAGTGCCTATTACTACAAACCAG GGAGAGGAACTAAAGAAACTGATAGGATCACCAATCTACATTGAATGTAGTTCAAAGACTCAGCAG AATGTGAAAGCAGTCTTTGACGCAGCCATAAAAGTGGTGCTTCAGCCAccgaaacagaagaagaagaaaaagaacaagaaccgCTGCGTGTTCTTGTGA
- the LCR67 gene encoding low-molecular-weight cysteine-rich 67 (low-molecular-weight cysteine-rich 67 (LCR67); FUNCTIONS IN: molecular_function unknown; INVOLVED IN: defense response; LOCATED IN: endomembrane system, cell wall; CONTAINS InterPro DOMAIN/s: Gamma thionin (InterPro:IPR008176), Knottin (InterPro:IPR003614); BEST Arabidopsis thaliana protein match is: plant defensin 1.3 (TAIR:AT2G26010.1); Has 172 Blast hits to 172 proteins in 42 species: Archae - 0; Bacteria - 0; Metazoa - 0; Fungi - 0; Plants - 171; Viruses - 0; Other Eukaryotes - 1 (source: NCBI BLink).) has protein sequence MAKSATIVTLFFAALVFFAALEAPMVVEAQKLCERPSGTWSGVCGNSNACKNQCINLEKARHGSCNYVFPAHKCICYFPC, from the exons ATGGCTAAGTCTGCTACCATCGTTACTCTTTTCTTCGCTgctcttgttttctttgctgCTCTTG AAGCACCGATGGTGGTGGAAGCACAGAAGTTGTGCGAGAGGCCAAGTGGGACATGGTCCGGAGTTTGCGGAAACAGTAACGCGTGCAAGAATCAGTGCATTAACCTTGAGAAAGCACGACATGGATCTTGCAACTATGTCTTCCCAGCTCACAAATGTATCTGCTACTTCCCATGTTAA